In one Balaenoptera musculus isolate JJ_BM4_2016_0621 chromosome 20, mBalMus1.pri.v3, whole genome shotgun sequence genomic region, the following are encoded:
- the LOC118886771 gene encoding cytochrome c oxidase assembly factor 3 homolog, mitochondrial: MAAPGAGDPLDAKSGKAPLAQRIDPTREKLTPAQLQFMRQVQLAQWQKMLPQRRTRNIVTGLGIGALVLAIYGYTFYSVSQERFLDELEDEAKAARARAQERASGH; the protein is encoded by the exons ATGGCGGCGCCGGGAGCTGGAGACCCTCTGGATGCTAAGAGCGGAAAGGCCCCCCTGGCCCAGCGCATCGACCCGACGCGGGAGAAGCTGACTCCTGCGCAACTACAATTCATGCGGCAGGTGCAGCTCGCCCAGTGGCAGAAGATGCTGCCACAGCGGCGGACCCGGAACATCGTGACCGGCCTGGGCATCGGGGCCCTGGTGTTAGCAATTT ATGGTTACACCTTCTACTCGGTGTCCCAGGAGCGTTTCCTGGATGAGCTGGAAGATGAGGCCAAAGCTGCTCGAGCCCGAGCTCAGGAAAGGGCATCAGGACACTGA
- the CNTD1 gene encoding cyclin N-terminal domain-containing protein 1, translating to MDRPVRPRLASLSDFQFGAVATETIEDALLHFAQQNEQAVQESAGRMGSFRETRIVEFVFLLSEQWCLEKSVSYQAVEILERFMIKQAENICRQASTQLREKTEPQNWRALKEQLFNKFILRLVSCVQLASKLSFHYKKISNVTVLNFLQALGYLHTKEELLESELDVLKSLNFQINLPTPLAYVEMLLEVLGYNGCLVPATQLYATCLTLLDLVYLLHEPVYESLLRASIENSTPSQLQGEKFTSVKEDFMLLAVGIIAASAFIQNHECWSQVAGHLQSITGIALESIAELSYAILTHSVGASTPGRQRPVPPHLVAGALRAATSPTHEAGGIHPK from the exons ATGGACCGACCTGTGAGGCCAAGATTGGCCTCGCTCAGTGACTTTCAGTTTGGAGCTGTTGCCACAGAGACAATCGAAGACGCTCTGCTCCACTTCGCCCAGCAGAATGAGCAAGCCGTGCAGGAGTCTGCGGGCCGGATGGGCAGCTTCAGGGAGACCCGGATCGTGG agtttgtttttctcctgtctgAACAATGGTGTCTGGAGAAATCCGTGAGCTACCAGGCTGTAGAAATCCTAGAAAG GTTTATGATTAAGCAGGCAGAGAACATCTGCAGGCAAGCCTCAACCCAgctgagagagaagacagagcctCAGAATTGGAGGGCTCTGAAAGAGCAGCTTTTCAACAAGTTTATCCTGCGTCTTGTGTCATGTGTTCAGCTGGCAAGCAAACTTTCCTTCCACTACAAA AAAATCAGCAACGTTACAGTCCTGAATTTCCTCCAGGCTCTAGGGTATCTACACACTAAAGAAGAACTGCTGGAGTCAGAGCTTGATGTTTTGAAGTCCCTGAACTTCCAAATCAATCTGCCTACTCCCCTGGCATACGTGGAGATGCTCTTGGAGGTTTTAG GATACAACGGCTGTTTGGTGCCAGCCACACAGCTGTATGCAACCTGCCTGACCCTACTTGACCTAGTCTATCTTCTCCATGAACCTGTATATGAGAGCCTGCTGAGGGCTTCAATCGAGAACTCCACACCCAGTCAGCTGCAAGG GGAAAAGTTTACTTCCGTGAAGGAAGACTTCATGCTGTTGGCAGTAGGAATCATTGCAGCAAGTGCTTTCATCCAAAACCATGAGTGTTGGAGCCAG GTTGCGGGGCATTTGCAAAGCATCACTGGCATTGCCTTGGAGAGCATTGCCGAACTCTCTTATGCAATCCTGACTCACAGCGTGGGAGCCAGCACTCCAGGTCGACAGCGGCCTGTTCCTCCCCACCTGGTGGCCGGAGCACTGAGGGCTGCTACTTCTCCAACACATGAGGCAGGCGGAATCCACCCAAAATAA